One region of Purpureocillium takamizusanense chromosome 4, complete sequence genomic DNA includes:
- a CDS encoding uncharacterized protein (EggNog:ENOG503NZUD~COG:Q) yields MPPTQDATSASANANRGFIGTIKPCVVTGQGGKDVWDGDAYTFFDSVRPPTVNEKLWNHSKLTALHGLFEVLPGIYQVRGLDISNMTLLEGQSGVVIVDPLTSNECAAAALSLYESHRGKRPVVGIIYSHSHIDHFGGAMGILPKDREIPIIAPRGFVEESMSENVLAGPAMMRRAAFMYGTPLPPGQAGRVGVGIGVGVSTGTSSLVPPNKLIEETGQVVDVDGLKLVFQMVPGTEAPAEINFYMPEQKALYISECATQSLHNIITLRGAVVRDAKAWSGYLDETIDLYGRQAEVLFAGHTWPTWGNENLMQHISEQRDLYAYLHDQTLRLMNLGLNGTEIAERLTLPPQLRDAPHAQGFYGSVSHNIKGIYQRYMTWFDGNPAHLWAHPPAEEGRRYLDCFGGAQEIIKKAQSYVDAGDLRFAATLLDHVVKAEPDNKAAKLALASVYGQLGFGAENATWRNFYLTGAALLRSTSVDKTSIVPEFPAFNPLGTVDQWLDCLSIRLDGFKAAAEASVIDIKDPAQEMGWRARLSNGALTHRHIDQSTDPKAADLVLTLEKDELLAVLNGDVALAQAKAAGDCEPLRRLMTLCGM; encoded by the coding sequence ATGCCACCTACACAGGATGCCACATCGGCGTCAGCGAATGCGAACCGCGGGTTCATTGGCACTATCAAGCCTTGTGTTGTGACCGGACAAGGAGGCAAGGACGTGTGGGATGGTGACGCCTACACCTTCTTCGACAGTGTCCGACCGCCGACCGTCAACGAAAAGCTATGGAACCACAGCAAACTCACTGCGCTTCATGGGCTTTTTGAAGTCCTTCCGGGCATCTACCAGGTCCGGGGGCTTGATATCTCGAACATGACGCTTTTGGAAGGCCAATCCGGGGTGGTTATCGTGGATCCCTTGACTTCCAACGAGTGTGCAGCCGCGGCACTGTCGCTGTATGAGAGCCACCGCGGAAAGCGTCCAGTCGTCGGCATAATCTACTCACATTCGCATATTGACCACTTTGGAGGCGCCATGGGCATTTTGCCCAAAGACCGCGAAATACCCATCATTGCCCCACGCGGGTTCGTGGAGGAGTCTATGAGCGAGAacgtgctggctggcccagcgatgatgcggcgcgcggcctTCATGTACGGCACGCCTCTCCCCCCCGGACAGGCCGgtcgcgtcggcgtcggaaTCGGCGTGGGCGTCTCGACTGGCACCAGTTCACTTGTTCCGCCCAACAAGCTGATCGAGGAGACCGGACAAGTTGTGGACGTCGACGGTCTGAAGCTGGTTTTCCAGATGGTACCGGGGACcgaggcgccggccgagatCAATTTCTACATGCCCGAGCAAAAGGCCCTCTACATCTCAGAATGTGCGACGCAGAGCCTGCACAACATCATCACTCTTCGCGGTGCCGTTGTTCGCGACGCCAAGGCATGGTCGGGCTACCTTGACGAGACTATCGACCTCTATGGCCGGCAAGCTGAGGTTCTGTTCGCGGGGCACACGTGGCCGACTTGGGGCAACGAAAACCTCATGCAGCACATCTCAGAGCAACGGGATCTCTACGCCTACTTACACGACCAGACCTTGCGGCTCATGAACCTGGGCCTCAATGGCACGGAGATTGCCGAGCGACTCACGCTGCCACCCCAGCTCCGAGACGCGCCGCACGCACAGGGTTTCTACGGCTCGGTGAGTCACAACATTAAAGGCATATACCAGCGGTATATGACGTGGTTCGACGGCAATCCGGCCCATCTGTGGGCACATCCaccggccgaggaggggcGACGCTACCTCGACtgcttcggcggcgcccaagagATCATCAAGAAAGCGCAGAGCTACGTTGACGCCGGCGACCTTCGCTTCGCAGCCACGCTGCTCGATCATGTCGTCAAAGCTGAGCCCGATAACAAGGCGGCGAAGCTGGCGCTCGCGTCCGTGTACGGCCAGctgggcttcggcgccgaGAACGCGACGTGGCGCAACTTCTACCTCACCGGCGCAGCGCTCCTCCGGTCTACCAGCGTCGATAAAACGTCCATCGTCCCGGAGTTTCCAGCATTCAATCCACTGGGAACCGTCGACCAATGGCTTGACTGCCTTTCCATCCGGCTCGACGGCTTCAAGGCTGCCGCGGAGGCGTCGGTCATCGACATCAAGGACCCGGCACAGGAGATGGGATGGCGAGCTCGGCTCAGCAATGGCGCTCTCACTCATCGTCACATCGATCAGTCCACCGATCCGAAGGCCGCGGACCTGGTTCTGACATTGGAAAAGGATGAGCTTCTGGCCGTGCTTAATGGAGACGTCGCCTTGGCTCAAGCCAAGGCTGCCGGAGATTGTGAACCCCTGAGGAGACTGATGACGCTTTGTGGTATGTAA
- a CDS encoding uncharacterized protein (EggNog:ENOG503NZ8J), with the protein MNWQLASSFFDFVYSFDFVNQTAASMKVLAGLAAFWPLAAGVALNITYYQNVPLAPTPLPPSHADSDGETIIRLFQNLGRSTVWKSIANITIEGDTFEPEGMVRLGDDRLVVSCGEYTEPTIKYGSIINGTDRTPGQGFGHLIVFNGKGQRLADATITKRGDIEYHNGGIDFDGKAIWGTIAQYRPNTTAYAYKADPKTLKPTTVVHFNDHLGGIVHDTNEGTISCLNWGSRNASTWALRDIKPGCTSPSSSTKPMRVVRNPSYFVDYQDCKWLGHSKFYNGKSVMLCSGVATIGSYNLGGVALVDVATMQPLAEVPIALESALGVRLTQNPVDVSVHDGKLRFYWMPDQRNSTLYVYEAQPNSPFQYGGGQQ; encoded by the coding sequence ATGAATTGGCAGCTAGCATCATCCTTCTTCGACTTCGTGTACTCCTTCGACTTCGTCAACCAAACTGCTGCCAGCATGAAGGtcctggccggcctcgccgcgttCTGGCCCCTCGCTGCCGGGGTGGCGCTCAACATCACCTACTACCAGAACGTTCCCCTCGCCCCTaccccgctgccgccctctCACGCTGATTCCGACGGTGAGACCATCATCCGGCTCTTCCAGAACCTCGGCCGCTCGACCGTCTGGAAGAGCATCGCCAACATCACCATCGAGGGCGACACGTTTGAGCCTGAGGGCATGGTCCGTTTGGGTGATGACCGCCTTGTCGTCAGTTGCGGCGAGTACACGGAGCCGACGATAAAGTacggcagcatcatcaaCGGCACCGACCGTACCCCGGGTCAAGGTTTCGGACACTTGATCGTGTTCAACGGCAAGGGCCAGCGGCTCGCAGatgccaccatcaccaagcGGGGCGACATAGAGTATCacaacggcggcatcgacttTGACGGCAAGGCCATTTGGGGGACGATTGCGCAGTATCGGCCCAACACCACGGCTTATGCGTACAAAGCGGACCCCAAGACAttgaagccgacgacggtcGTTCACTTCAATGACCACTTGGGCGGCATTGTTCACGACACGAATGAAGGAACCATCAGCTGCCTCAATTGGGGCTCACGCAACGCCTCAACATGGGCTCTGCGCGACATCAAACCCGGCTGcacgtcgccatcctcgtccaccAAGCCCATGCGCGTCGTCCGTAACCCGAGTTACTTTGTTGACTATCAAGACTGTAAGTGGCTCGGGCACAGCAAGTTCTACAACGGCAAGAGCGTGATGTTATGCTCGGGCGTGGCCACCATCGGCAGCTACAacctgggcggcgtggcgctgGTCGACGTGGCTACGATGCAGCCCTTGGCGGAGGTGCCAATTGCATTAGAGAGCGCCTTAGGTGTGCGCCTGACGCAGAACCCCGTGGATGTGAGCGTTCACGATGGCAAGCTACGCTTCTACTGGATGCCAGACCAGAGGAATAGCACGCTCTATGTATACGAAGCGCAGCCCAACAGTCCGTTTCAGTACGGTGGAGGCCAGCAATAG